The DNA segment TAGTATAACTTTTCTTGCCAATTTGAAGGATTTGGACTTAAGCGGAAATCAGTTGGATTCATTGCCATTTGAATTAAATAATTTAAAGAAGTTGGAGCGCTTGACTTTGGCTGATAATCAATTGATAGAAGCAAGTTCTGCTTTTGAATTATATAACTTGAAAAGTCTAATTTTAAGGAATAATAAAATTGGCTTCATACCCAGGGGGGTTGGGAAATTAAGGAAATTGGAGGCGTTATGTGTTGCCAAAAATGGAATCATTTATTTACCTGAAGAGCTCTTTTTACTGCCTTCCTTAAATTATCTTTCCTTATTCAGGAATCAAATAAAAACAGTTTCTGATCAGGTATGTAACTTAGGCAAACTCAATTATTTAAACCTTTTAGGCAATCAATTAACCAATCTTCCTGAATGTTTATTAACTTTGCCCAACATCAACATAATTAATGCCGGGGCAAATAGTTATGATGAAGAAACAATAAAGCATCTAAACAGCTTAAACATAAAGAAAATCAACCT comes from the Bacteroidia bacterium genome and includes:
- a CDS encoding leucine-rich repeat domain-containing protein translates to MKFLQLVITIVCFLNSLLGFSQRDISQDSSFYDLKTALSNKEKVVLLVLNNEGYKELPSQILEFPNLKALNLSHNKLKTLPSWIAQISNLESLILLDNKIDSFPFSITFLANLKDLDLSGNQLDSLPFELNNLKKLERLTLADNQLIEASSAFELYNLKSLILRNNKIGFIPRGVGKLRKLEALCVAKNGIIYLPEELFLLPSLNYLSLFRNQIKTVSDQVCNLGKLNYLNLLGNQLTNLPECLLTLPNINIINAGANSYDEETIKHLNSLNIKKINLFLEKNQNESFFH